In Chlamydia serpentis, the following are encoded in one genomic region:
- a CDS encoding DUF5407 family protein — translation MATNKSCTAFDFNKMLDGVCTYVKGVQQYLTELETSTQGTVDLGTMFNLQFRMQILSQYMESVSNILTAVNTEMITMARAVKGS, via the coding sequence ATGGCTACGAATAAAAGCTGCACAGCATTTGATTTTAATAAGATGCTTGACGGTGTATGTACTTACGTTAAGGGTGTTCAGCAATATTTAACTGAATTAGAAACATCAACACAAGGTACTGTGGACTTGGGAACCATGTTTAATTTGCAATTCCGTATGCAGATTTTATCACAGTATATGGAATCTGTATCAAACATTCTAACTGCTGTGAATACAGAGATGATCACAATGGCTAGAGCCGTTAAGGGAAGTTAA
- the sctN gene encoding type III secretion system ATPase SctN codes for MDQLTTDFNALMSQLSDVNLTTVVGRITEVVGMLIKAVVPNVRVGEVCLVKRSGMEPLVTEVVGFTQSFAFLSPLGELTGVSPSSEVIPTGLPLHIRAGNGLLGRVLNGLGEPIDVEAKGPLQNVDETFPIFRAPPDPLHRAKLRQILSTGVRCIDGMLTVARGQRIGIFAGAGVGKSSLLGMIARNAEEADVNVIALIGERGREVREFIEGDLGEEGMKRSVVVVSTSDQSSQLRLNAAYVGTAIAEYFRDQGKTVVLMMDSVTRFARALREVGLAAGEPPARAGYTPSVFSTLPRLLERSGASDKGTITAFYTVLVAGDDMNEPVADEVKSILDGHIVLSNALAQAYHYPAIDVLASISRLLTAIVPEEQRRIIGKAREVLAKYKANEMLIRIGEYRRGSDREVDFAIDHIDKLNRFLKQDIHEKTNYEEAAQQLRAIFR; via the coding sequence ATGGATCAATTAACAACAGATTTTAATGCGCTCATGTCTCAACTCAGCGATGTGAATCTTACGACTGTAGTAGGACGCATTACAGAAGTCGTTGGTATGTTGATCAAAGCCGTAGTTCCTAACGTACGTGTTGGAGAAGTGTGTTTAGTAAAACGTAGTGGTATGGAGCCCTTAGTTACAGAAGTTGTCGGTTTTACCCAAAGTTTTGCTTTTCTCTCTCCGTTAGGAGAGCTGACAGGAGTTAGTCCTTCTTCCGAAGTCATCCCTACAGGCTTGCCTCTACATATCCGCGCAGGTAATGGTTTGTTAGGTCGAGTTCTGAATGGGTTGGGAGAACCTATAGACGTAGAAGCTAAGGGCCCACTACAGAATGTTGATGAAACTTTTCCTATTTTTCGTGCGCCTCCCGATCCTTTACACAGGGCAAAATTACGACAGATTTTATCTACAGGTGTACGTTGTATAGACGGTATGCTTACGGTTGCAAGGGGGCAGCGTATTGGAATTTTTGCTGGTGCCGGAGTAGGGAAATCTTCACTTCTAGGTATGATCGCAAGAAATGCTGAAGAAGCTGACGTTAATGTAATTGCGCTTATTGGAGAAAGAGGGCGTGAAGTACGTGAGTTCATTGAGGGGGACTTAGGAGAAGAAGGAATGAAACGTTCGGTAGTCGTTGTTTCTACCTCTGATCAATCGTCACAATTACGACTTAATGCTGCTTATGTGGGAACTGCAATTGCAGAGTATTTTCGTGACCAAGGTAAAACTGTAGTCCTTATGATGGATTCTGTTACACGATTTGCTCGTGCATTAAGGGAAGTGGGTTTAGCTGCTGGAGAACCTCCTGCTAGAGCAGGGTACACTCCCTCAGTTTTTTCCACACTACCACGCCTCTTAGAAAGATCAGGAGCCTCTGACAAAGGAACAATTACAGCGTTTTATACAGTCTTAGTAGCAGGTGATGATATGAATGAACCTGTTGCAGACGAAGTTAAATCTATTCTTGACGGGCATATTGTCCTATCTAACGCTCTAGCTCAGGCATATCATTATCCTGCAATCGATGTACTCGCCTCTATTAGTCGATTGTTGACAGCTATTGTTCCTGAAGAACAAAGACGCATAATAGGGAAAGCAAGGGAAGTTTTGGCTAAATATAAAGCCAATGAGATGCTCATTCGTATTGGAGAATATCGTCGGGGCTCTGATCGTGAAGTAGATTTTGCTATTGACCATATTGACAAGTTGAATCGCTTTTTAAAGCAAGATATCCATGAAAAAACAAATTATGAGGAAGCAGCACAGCAACTGCGCGCCATTTTCCGCTAA
- the sctQ gene encoding type III secretion system cytoplasmic ring protein SctQ yields MAVTADPSASWLKSRNSFLRSLGKSEEQIAAPQFPKELSQHKIREKFRIEDVQISISFRGSITALEATKEFGLHLLIQPMVVQPWEVGTILFLTSEEDLQELMVAVFDDASLASYFYEKDKLLGFHYYFVAEICKLFEELQWVPSLSAKVAGEALFTAKSLKGSYQVVDISLRLDGKNVHFRLLLPQETFQSSQKFFSDLSEEADFHNIDQTQLLSLSVEVGYSQLTQEEWHQVVPGSFIMLDSCLYDPETEESGALLTVQNHQFFGGRFLSLSSGEFKITSYPNLAHEDPPLPDNQPAPAAPLPGYSKLVVEVARYSLAVDEFIKLNLGSVLNLRAHPAHGIDIILDGAKVGRGEIIALGDVLGIRVLEV; encoded by the coding sequence ATGGCAGTAACAGCCGATCCTAGTGCAAGTTGGTTAAAATCTCGGAATAGTTTTTTAAGGTCCCTAGGAAAGTCTGAGGAGCAGATTGCTGCTCCTCAGTTCCCAAAGGAACTTAGCCAACATAAAATCAGAGAGAAATTTCGAATCGAAGATGTCCAAATTTCTATAAGCTTTCGGGGATCTATAACTGCTCTAGAAGCAACTAAAGAATTTGGTCTGCATCTCTTAATACAACCTATGGTAGTCCAGCCTTGGGAAGTAGGAACTATATTGTTCCTAACATCTGAAGAGGACCTCCAGGAACTCATGGTAGCAGTATTCGATGATGCTAGTCTCGCTTCATATTTTTATGAGAAAGATAAACTCTTAGGTTTTCATTACTATTTTGTAGCAGAAATTTGTAAATTATTTGAAGAGTTACAGTGGGTTCCCTCTTTATCTGCTAAAGTAGCTGGTGAGGCCTTATTTACTGCTAAAAGTCTAAAAGGTTCTTACCAGGTTGTAGATATTTCTCTGCGCCTAGACGGCAAAAATGTTCACTTCCGTCTATTATTACCTCAAGAAACTTTTCAAAGTTCTCAAAAGTTTTTCTCTGATCTAAGTGAAGAGGCAGATTTTCACAATATAGATCAAACACAATTGCTCTCTCTTTCTGTAGAAGTGGGATATTCTCAGCTGACTCAAGAGGAATGGCATCAGGTAGTTCCAGGATCATTTATTATGTTAGATAGTTGCCTTTATGATCCTGAAACAGAAGAAAGCGGAGCTCTACTTACAGTGCAAAATCATCAGTTTTTTGGTGGGCGTTTTTTAAGTCTCTCTTCAGGAGAATTTAAGATCACAAGTTATCCTAATCTTGCTCATGAAGACCCTCCTCTTCCTGATAATCAACCAGCTCCTGCAGCTCCCCTTCCTGGATACAGTAAGCTGGTAGTTGAAGTGGCGAGGTATTCGTTAGCTGTTGATGAATTTATTAAGCTGAATTTAGGGAGTGTATTGAATTTGCGAGCCCATCCAGCACATGGTATAGATATTATCTTAGATGGAGCTAAGGTCGGAAGGGGCGAAATTATTGCTTTGGGAGATGTTTTAGGGATTCGCGTTTTAGAGGTATAA
- a CDS encoding serine/threonine protein kinase: MDCRSDIPLPESQVIGGYHVKKILSKKLRSRVLQGLHPETRHTTVIKVFSPFDSFNSRAVHNFLKEAQSLHQIVHPNIVKFYRYGKWQDCLYLAMEYIEGVSLRDFILSQFISLPRAINIIFDIAQALEYLHNRDILHKDIKPENILITSQGKIKLIDFGLAAWDSEIYSSHPEVAGTPYYMSPEQRQGEPHSTASDIYALGLLAYELILGHLSLGRVFISLVPERISKILSKALQPSPQARYRSIREFIQDLQHYRMSGDMDKDLRVKDQTTAFYEQLQEQRYWLASKTLEFPNFISGRVYHQGYPLYPHAYYDTLLEEDVFNLWLGYSPTSNVTVALSVIKSLVSQQDIRRPLLDRICEINEFLIRMEVPMDEAGISILCLDISKENKELSWIACGKTVFWIKRQGSVCRDFVSFSPGLGKISSLQIRETKVAWEIGDEAVVSTLQLDESFASFKTLSLAELQDRRQKAIFCPIESICDGIPGCANGSAYPSTLISLKRIR, encoded by the coding sequence ATGGATTGTCGTAGCGACATCCCTCTTCCTGAATCTCAGGTGATTGGCGGATATCATGTTAAAAAAATTTTAAGCAAGAAGTTAAGAAGTAGAGTTCTTCAAGGATTGCATCCTGAAACACGTCATACTACGGTTATAAAAGTTTTTTCCCCTTTTGATTCTTTCAATAGCCGTGCTGTTCATAATTTTCTTAAGGAAGCTCAGAGTCTTCATCAAATTGTTCACCCTAATATTGTTAAATTTTATCGCTATGGTAAATGGCAAGATTGCTTGTATCTTGCTATGGAATATATAGAGGGTGTTTCTTTAAGAGATTTTATCCTTAGCCAGTTTATCTCTTTACCTCGAGCTATAAATATCATCTTTGATATTGCGCAGGCTTTGGAGTATTTGCATAATCGGGATATCCTCCACAAAGATATAAAACCTGAAAACATTTTAATTACGTCTCAGGGAAAAATCAAACTTATAGATTTTGGACTCGCTGCTTGGGACTCGGAGATCTATTCTAGCCATCCTGAAGTTGCGGGCACTCCCTATTATATGAGTCCGGAACAACGTCAAGGAGAGCCTCATTCTACTGCTTCGGATATCTATGCTTTAGGGTTATTAGCTTATGAACTTATCTTAGGACATCTTTCTTTAGGAAGAGTCTTTATATCCTTGGTTCCTGAAAGGATAAGTAAAATTTTATCAAAAGCTCTACAGCCCTCGCCTCAAGCTCGCTATCGCTCGATTCGAGAGTTTATCCAAGATTTGCAGCACTACCGTATGTCTGGAGATATGGATAAAGATTTACGAGTCAAAGATCAGACTACAGCATTCTATGAACAACTCCAAGAACAGCGATACTGGTTAGCATCAAAAACATTAGAGTTTCCCAATTTTATATCTGGTCGTGTCTATCATCAAGGATATCCCTTGTATCCTCATGCATATTATGATACGTTGCTTGAAGAAGATGTTTTTAATCTATGGTTGGGCTATAGTCCTACCAGTAATGTAACTGTGGCTTTATCTGTTATAAAAAGTTTGGTTTCCCAACAAGATATAAGACGTCCTCTTTTAGATAGAATATGCGAAATTAATGAGTTCTTGATTCGTATGGAAGTACCTATGGATGAAGCGGGTATCTCTATACTTTGTCTTGATATTTCGAAAGAAAATAAGGAACTCTCTTGGATAGCTTGTGGGAAAACCGTTTTCTGGATAAAAAGACAGGGAAGCGTTTGCCGAGACTTTGTGAGCTTTTCTCCAGGGTTGGGGAAAATTTCTTCTTTACAAATTCGAGAAACCAAGGTTGCATGGGAAATAGGTGATGAAGCTGTAGTAAGTACGCTACAATTAGATGAATCTTTTGCGTCTTTCAAAACCCTATCACTCGCAGAGTTGCAAGATAGAAGGCAAAAAGCTATATTCTGTCCTATAGAGAGCATATGTGATGGAATCCCAGGTTGTGCGAATGGAAGTGCTTATCCCTCAACGCTCATTAGCTTAAAAAGAATCCGGTGA
- a CDS encoding protein arginine kinase, with product MTLPNDLLENLVKRKENGQTNKVWPATTFSLSRNLSVSKFLPSLSREQKLEILQFITSHFNNIEGFGEFIVLPLKDIPLWQKEFLFEHFLLPYDVTGNPEGEALIVSRSGDFLAAINFQDHLIIHTIDFQGNVEKTLDQLVHLDSCLHNKLSFAFSSEFGFLTTNPKNCGTGLKTQCFLHVPALLYCQEFMDLLDAEAELVTSSLLPGTAGFPGNIVVLSNRCSLGLTEEQLLSSLRIAASKVSVAEVAAKKRLSEENSCSLKNHSLRALGLLTHSCQLELKETLDALSWIQLGIDLGWIKTSQSHPIWNPLFWQTRRAHLALQQPEASRNLQKDTISYLRANVLKELTKDLSTNGF from the coding sequence ATGACTCTTCCCAATGATTTATTAGAGAATTTGGTAAAAAGAAAGGAAAATGGGCAGACTAACAAGGTATGGCCTGCAACAACATTTTCTTTATCTAGAAATCTCTCTGTATCTAAGTTCCTTCCTTCTTTATCTAGAGAACAGAAATTAGAAATTCTTCAATTTATAACATCTCATTTCAACAATATTGAAGGTTTCGGGGAATTTATTGTTCTACCCTTAAAAGACATCCCTCTATGGCAAAAAGAATTTCTATTTGAACATTTCTTGCTCCCCTATGATGTGACAGGAAATCCTGAAGGTGAGGCTCTTATAGTTAGTAGGTCGGGAGACTTTTTAGCTGCTATAAACTTCCAAGATCATCTGATAATACATACGATCGATTTTCAGGGAAATGTTGAAAAGACTCTTGATCAACTAGTACATTTAGATAGCTGTCTTCATAATAAGCTATCTTTTGCTTTTTCTTCGGAATTTGGATTTTTAACAACTAATCCTAAAAATTGTGGTACGGGTTTAAAAACCCAATGTTTCTTACATGTTCCTGCACTGCTATATTGTCAGGAATTTATGGATCTTTTGGATGCAGAGGCTGAGTTAGTAACTTCCAGCCTTTTACCGGGCACGGCAGGATTTCCTGGTAATATTGTTGTATTATCTAATCGCTGTTCTCTAGGACTAACTGAAGAACAACTTCTTTCCTCTCTAAGGATAGCAGCATCCAAAGTTAGTGTTGCTGAGGTTGCAGCAAAAAAACGGCTTTCTGAAGAGAATTCCTGCAGTTTAAAAAATCATAGCCTCCGTGCTCTGGGGCTACTTACCCATTCATGCCAGCTTGAACTGAAAGAAACTTTAGATGCTTTAAGCTGGATACAACTTGGTATAGATTTAGGATGGATCAAAACGTCTCAAAGTCATCCGATATGGAATCCATTATTTTGGCAAACCCGTCGAGCACATCTTGCCCTACAACAACCTGAAGCATCCAGGAATCTGCAGAAAGATACGATTTCATACTTACGAGCTAATGTATTGAAGGAGTTAACTAAAGACTTATCTACTAATGGCTTTTAA
- a CDS encoding secretin N-terminal domain-containing protein has product MKTVTLNIGRKVLQLIKKKKKKIGILSALFFLDLVLLGVSSQKSVDTSDSVKHNPRDQKKHLAACPKNSAASLAAKKYQSKKTTPGSIPSKVFSKLEPANTNFKKNAGSVLPAKPTTLRELEERKKSRIEYKSSTNIKKSPRFLPKQEEEPVPAVSQEELDNIQVWEDKQQYARRAINAVNLSIKKQLEEQVSSTNSEKEIKTTTKSTTNSSKQNISSPLQPSPMKEKTVVTPTVSQEKSEEEKVKERLSKREITCEDLKDNGYTVNFEDISILELLQFVSKISGTNFVFDSNDLQFNVTIVSHDPTSVDDLSTILLQVLKMHDLKVVEQGNNVLIYRNPHLSKLSTVVTDSSLKETCEAVVVTRVFRLYSVSPAAAVSIIQPLLSHDAIVSASEATRHIIISDIAGNVDKVSDLLAALDSPGAAIDMTEYEVKYANPAALVSYCQDVLGTMAEDEAFQMFIQPGTNKIFVVSSPRLANKAEQLLKSLDVPEMAHTLDDAVSTSLALGGTGTSNPKSLRFFMYKLKYQNGEVIANALQDIGYNLYVTTAMDEDFINTLNSIQWLEVNNSIVIIGNQGNVDRVVSLLNGLDLPPKQVYIEVLILDTSLEKSWDFGVQWVALGDEQSKVAYASGLLNNTGIVTPTKATVPPATPNPGSIPLPTPGQLTGFSDMLNSSSAFGLGIIGNVLSHKGKSFLTLGGLLSALDQDGDTIIVLNPRIMAQDTQQASFFVGQTVPYQTTNTIIQETGTVTQNIDYEDIGVNLVVTSTVAPNNVVTLQIEQTISELHSASGSLTPITDKTYAATRLQIPDGCFLVMSGHIRDKTTKVVSGVPLLNSIPLIRGLFSRTIDQRQKRNIMMFIKPKVISSFEEGTRVTNKEGYRYNWEADIGSMQVAPRNAPECQRAPSLQEDSDFKVLEIEAQ; this is encoded by the coding sequence GTGAAAACTGTGACATTGAACATTGGAAGAAAAGTCTTGCAACTCATCAAAAAAAAGAAAAAAAAGATCGGGATTTTAAGTGCTCTCTTTTTTTTAGATTTAGTTTTACTCGGTGTAAGTTCGCAAAAGTCAGTAGATACTTCTGACAGTGTAAAACACAATCCTAGAGACCAAAAAAAACATCTAGCTGCTTGTCCTAAAAACTCAGCAGCTTCGCTTGCAGCAAAAAAATATCAGAGTAAAAAAACAACTCCTGGTTCTATTCCAAGTAAAGTTTTCTCTAAATTAGAACCCGCAAACACAAATTTTAAAAAGAATGCAGGATCAGTATTGCCTGCAAAACCTACAACTTTACGAGAACTTGAAGAGAGAAAGAAATCTCGAATAGAGTATAAATCTAGTACAAATATAAAGAAGTCTCCTCGTTTTTTACCCAAACAAGAAGAAGAACCCGTACCTGCAGTGTCTCAAGAAGAACTTGATAATATTCAGGTTTGGGAAGATAAGCAGCAATATGCTCGCCGAGCAATCAATGCTGTTAACCTAAGTATAAAAAAACAACTTGAAGAACAAGTTTCTTCAACAAATTCTGAAAAAGAGATCAAAACTACAACAAAATCAACGACTAACTCTTCTAAACAAAATATCTCAAGTCCTTTGCAACCCTCGCCTATGAAAGAGAAAACAGTAGTTACACCTACTGTATCTCAAGAAAAGTCCGAGGAAGAAAAGGTGAAGGAACGTTTATCAAAACGAGAAATTACCTGTGAAGATCTTAAAGATAATGGTTATACTGTAAATTTTGAAGATATTTCAATTCTAGAGTTATTGCAATTTGTAAGCAAAATTTCTGGTACTAACTTTGTCTTTGATAGTAATGATCTGCAATTCAATGTAACTATTGTTTCCCACGATCCTACTTCTGTGGATGATTTATCTACTATTTTACTGCAAGTCTTGAAAATGCATGACTTGAAAGTTGTCGAACAAGGAAATAATGTCCTTATTTATCGTAACCCACATCTTTCTAAACTTTCTACAGTAGTAACAGACAGTTCTTTAAAAGAAACTTGTGAAGCTGTTGTTGTTACTCGAGTATTCCGTCTTTATAGTGTCAGTCCTGCTGCAGCCGTAAGTATCATTCAACCTTTACTTTCTCATGATGCTATTGTTAGTGCCTCAGAAGCTACCCGACATATCATTATTTCAGATATCGCCGGTAATGTTGATAAAGTTAGTGATTTGCTGGCTGCTTTAGATTCCCCAGGTGCAGCTATAGATATGACTGAGTACGAAGTTAAGTACGCCAATCCTGCCGCTCTTGTTAGCTATTGCCAAGATGTTCTTGGTACTATGGCTGAAGATGAGGCCTTCCAGATGTTTATTCAACCTGGAACTAATAAAATTTTCGTAGTCTCTTCTCCACGTCTTGCTAATAAAGCCGAACAACTCTTAAAGTCTTTAGATGTTCCAGAAATGGCACATACTCTAGATGATGCTGTGAGTACATCCTTAGCTTTGGGTGGCACAGGAACCAGCAATCCTAAGAGTTTGCGATTTTTCATGTACAAGCTGAAATATCAAAATGGAGAGGTAATTGCTAATGCTCTCCAAGATATTGGTTATAATTTATATGTAACTACGGCTATGGATGAAGATTTCATTAATACTCTGAATAGTATCCAATGGTTGGAAGTGAATAACTCAATAGTTATTATCGGAAACCAAGGAAATGTTGATAGAGTCGTTAGCCTGTTGAATGGTTTAGATTTACCTCCTAAACAGGTTTATATTGAAGTTTTAATTCTAGATACTAGTTTAGAAAAATCTTGGGATTTCGGAGTTCAGTGGGTGGCTTTAGGCGATGAGCAAAGTAAAGTCGCTTATGCTTCTGGATTGTTAAATAACACTGGTATAGTGACACCTACAAAAGCAACAGTACCTCCTGCTACGCCAAATCCTGGTTCAATTCCCCTTCCCACACCAGGTCAATTGACAGGATTTTCTGATATGCTGAATTCGTCATCAGCATTTGGTCTAGGAATTATCGGAAATGTCTTAAGCCATAAAGGTAAGTCATTCCTAACTTTAGGCGGCCTACTCAGTGCTCTTGATCAAGATGGTGATACTATTATTGTTTTGAATCCTAGAATTATGGCTCAGGATACACAACAAGCTTCGTTTTTTGTAGGACAAACGGTCCCATATCAAACAACAAACACTATTATTCAAGAAACGGGTACTGTAACTCAAAATATCGATTACGAAGATATTGGAGTTAATCTTGTAGTGACCTCTACAGTAGCTCCTAATAATGTAGTTACCCTCCAGATTGAACAAACTATATCAGAATTACATTCTGCTTCCGGATCCCTAACTCCAATCACAGATAAAACTTATGCAGCTACGCGCTTGCAAATTCCTGACGGCTGTTTTTTAGTTATGAGTGGTCATATTAGAGATAAAACTACGAAAGTCGTTTCAGGAGTTCCTTTACTAAACTCTATACCATTGATTCGCGGTTTATTTAGCCGTACTATAGACCAAAGGCAAAAACGTAATATTATGATGTTTATAAAGCCTAAGGTGATCAGTAGCTTTGAAGAGGGTACTCGTGTTACTAATAAGGAAGGATATAGATATAACTGGGAAGCCGATATAGGATCCATGCAAGTGGCTCCTCGCAATGCTCCTGAATGTCAGAGAGCTCCTTCTTTACAGGAGGACAGTGACTTTAAAGTGCTAGAAATAGAAGCTCAGTAG
- a CDS encoding DUF5398 family protein, which translates to MNYLYLGRYSMFNMENTTAKEKNAQPLLDLEQDMQDQNKAQELKNKVQNKVHKLNALLREGSDKESFGQQQALLAGYVALQKVLGRINRKMI; encoded by the coding sequence ATTAATTATTTATATTTAGGTAGATATTCTATGTTTAATATGGAAAATACAACAGCGAAAGAAAAAAATGCTCAGCCGCTGTTAGACTTAGAACAAGATATGCAAGATCAGAACAAAGCTCAAGAACTTAAAAATAAAGTTCAAAATAAAGTTCACAAGTTAAACGCACTTCTTCGAGAAGGATCAGACAAAGAATCTTTTGGGCAACAACAGGCGTTGTTAGCAGGCTATGTGGCTCTGCAAAAAGTTTTGGGTCGGATCAACCGCAAGATGATATAA
- a CDS encoding type III secretion T3S chaperone, protein MAKYPLEPVLTIKKDRVDRAEKIVKEKRRLLEIEQEKLREKEAERDKVKNHYMQKIQQLRDLLDEGTTSDAVLQIKSYIKVVAVQLSEEEEKVNKQKDAVLAASKELEKAEVNLAKRRKEEEKTRLHKEEWMKEALKEEARAEEKEQDEMGQLLFQLRQKKKRESGGR, encoded by the coding sequence GTGGCAAAATATCCGCTAGAGCCTGTTTTAACGATTAAAAAGGATCGTGTAGATAGAGCTGAAAAAATTGTTAAAGAAAAACGACGCCTTTTAGAAATAGAACAAGAGAAATTAAGAGAAAAAGAAGCCGAGCGCGATAAAGTTAAAAATCATTATATGCAAAAAATCCAGCAACTTCGTGATTTGTTGGATGAAGGCACAACGAGTGACGCTGTTTTGCAGATTAAGTCTTACATTAAAGTAGTCGCAGTGCAGCTCTCAGAAGAAGAAGAAAAGGTAAACAAACAGAAAGATGCTGTGCTGGCTGCTTCTAAAGAACTTGAAAAAGCAGAAGTAAATTTAGCTAAGCGTAGAAAAGAGGAAGAGAAAACGCGACTTCATAAAGAAGAGTGGATGAAGGAAGCTCTCAAAGAAGAAGCTCGTGCTGAAGAAAAAGAACAAGATGAGATGGGGCAATTGCTTTTTCAACTGCGCCAGAAAAAAAAACGTGAATCAGGGGGACGCTAG
- a CDS encoding DUF5421 family protein, producing the protein MELNKTTESLYSSKTDTRNVHHDSQAIPEPKDNRDVQVFSLEGKQQTRQEKASSNKSHSRTESRKLSDDDKRVNDEIAEAGGKEEELKEESQELCFAENAFAGMSLIDIAGVGSTETIVEVAPVAVAGIDTQWIQDLILSTVESMVISEMNGDQLVELVLDANANVPEVFAGANLTLVQSGKELSVKFSSFVDAAQMTEAANLVVNNPSQLTSLVNALKNYQLTLKEFTVGNLLVQLPKLEEMQTPLHMIASTIRHRDEERDQRDQNSKQQQDDKEQNSYTIEEARL; encoded by the coding sequence ATGGAATTAAACAAAACAACAGAATCATTATACAGCTCTAAAACAGATACACGTAATGTGCATCACGACTCTCAAGCTATTCCTGAACCTAAAGATAATCGTGATGTTCAGGTGTTTTCTTTAGAAGGAAAGCAACAAACACGCCAAGAAAAAGCCTCTTCAAATAAAAGTCATTCACGTACAGAATCTAGAAAGCTTTCTGATGATGATAAGCGTGTTAATGATGAAATCGCTGAGGCAGGGGGAAAAGAGGAAGAGCTAAAAGAAGAGTCTCAAGAGCTTTGCTTTGCTGAAAATGCTTTTGCTGGTATGTCTCTCATAGATATTGCAGGAGTCGGATCGACAGAAACTATTGTGGAAGTTGCTCCTGTAGCTGTAGCTGGCATCGATACGCAGTGGATACAAGATCTCATTCTTTCTACTGTAGAATCGATGGTTATTTCTGAAATGAACGGTGATCAGCTTGTGGAATTGGTATTAGATGCTAATGCTAATGTTCCTGAAGTCTTTGCTGGAGCTAATCTTACATTAGTGCAATCTGGGAAAGAGCTTTCTGTGAAATTCTCAAGTTTTGTAGATGCTGCGCAGATGACCGAGGCGGCTAATCTTGTAGTAAATAATCCTAGTCAGCTTACTTCTTTAGTAAATGCTTTGAAAAATTATCAACTGACTTTAAAAGAATTTACTGTTGGAAATCTTTTAGTACAGCTTCCTAAACTTGAAGAAATGCAAACACCTTTACATATGATTGCCTCTACAATCCGTCATAGAGATGAAGAGAGGGATCAAAGAGATCAGAACTCAAAACAACAACAAGACGATAAAGAACAAAATTCCTATACAATTGAAGAAGCACGTTTATAA